The window CCTTGTCATAATTCAACAGCCCTAATGCATAGCAAGCATCACGAAATGAACGGTATTGAACATCGTTGAAAATAGATATATCATCATAGCACGTGGCACCACGAACTACATTGAGTAGACATCTTAAATAGTCATATCACCACAACTCAGAGGAACAAAAAAAATGCGTCCAATTGAAAATCTTTGTTTTCTAGGAACAAATTCTCATGTATCTCTTTTCCAAACAAACTTCATTGGAAATTCAACATATGTTAATTCTCTTGCCTCTGGATATTTCTTATGAGCTTCCATCCATGCAAGAAACATGCTTTGATTAACAGTAGGTCATTCAAGAACAGTATCGAATTAATCCATAtcagaaaaaataatattttgttcaTTAGGAAGATGAAAGCTCAAATGCTGAACATGTGGGTCTCTGTATTGAATCTCAAATCCAAAAATTCTCCACGTCGCCCATAAAGGAAACGTCGCCCATAAGGGAAAATGTATCTGCAGTCATAGTACATATTGACTTCATCAACAGTTTTTCCAAAATTCTCATTATCTGAGCTTTGATAAAATGATGCACTAACACGATCATGTCCTTTATTTATATACTTAAACAAATATTTGATCGCTCGAGATTGGTTACACCATTCGACATTAATATGAGCTTCGTGCCGAATCAACAAATAACGAATATAGAGGAACAACGAACCTGTTGTCTAGATTAACACCATTCTTTAGAATTGTTCGTTGATTATCTCTGCGTCTATAGACTGGGTATCAATCCTCATCAAGTTATGTCACTTCaacaaaatttttcagaaaattcttTGTGCAACGACCATCAGACATGCATGGGGATTTCTTTCTTGCCTCTCCACATAACGTAATGCACTGTAATAAACTTGATCATCTTTTTCGTCAGGTATTTCAGCAGAAATGATACCATTGATTGCCTCTGgtattggatattttttttctttacatAGGAAAAGCAAAATGTGGGCGTGCGGTAATCCTCACTTTTGAAATTCCATGGTATATATAACTGCAACAATTTAAGATGAATAATTAGTTATAtttagtaaatatttataatttctaATATTCatgataatataaaaaaataatatatagttgccaaaatttaaaaattttacatGCCGTAACATTTcgaaaaaatttattatttcggAGATCTTTAATCAAGACATctaactttattttaaaaattctgCAAATAATATATGGATGGTTTTCAAGCTTCGACTCACGTTCCTCAACAAATCTCACAATTTCTTGCCATTTTTGGTTGCATGTAAATGTTATAAAAAAATCTGAGTAATCTGCCCATTTGCATATAGCCATCATATCTTGATAGTTCTGAATCATATATCTGGCCCCTCCAGTAAATGTAGAAGGCAATAGAATATGTTTTCCTTTAGTGAACGGATTTGTTTCACTGCGCAGAAGTGCATCATGAAGACCTTTGTACATCTCACATCTCCATTGTTTTTTATTCATCCGGATATATGTCAGCCTTGAAGATTCAACCATTGTGTATGCATCGACAACAAATTGATGAAAAAGCCTTCTTGAAGATAAAATAGTTGAAGATTCGCAATCCATATCTTGAAGTCGATATGCAAAAAATTCTCTTATACTCACTTTTTTTCTCCCTACAGAACTTGATTTAGATTCTGAGAATGAGATATGTTCTCTATAACCATCCCCACCATCTGGAAAAATTAATGGATATTGGAGAGCAAGATATGCAGGATTTAGTTCATTGATACGTTTAAGTTTTTCAGTTTTGTTTTGACTAAAATATCTCCATCACCTAGAGACTCGTCGAAATCTCCCACAATCAATACTGCAACTTCAGAAGCAGAAGGAAGATTATATCTTCTTCCATCACCACATCTTCTACCAATCAACTTTAATTTAACATCGGACCGTCTTTCTTCCGTCATTTTTTCTTTGttcatcccaaaagaattgaccAAAACATTGTTTTCATCTTATATAACCTTCAAATATGAAATTATCTGGAGATGAAGATTATTTGTGTTGCTATTTTGTCTGAAAAAATATATGGACGAAGcgtaatttaatttagtttgtatgaactaattcataaacataataaagtaaaataaatatagattCTATATATACCTGACAGCAGAAATCCGATTTGAAATTTCATTTTCTGTGTCGAAAAAGCATAGCTGAGCATAGGCGATATACCTTGACATAGAAGTAAGCTTCCgattaaatgataattttgaCCATGAAGTTTAAAAGCTAGAGGAGAGCCGCCTTGATTTAGAATTGAATCTATCCTTCCTCGCATCGACGTGAAGCAAAACATGTTGTTGTATGATCGGATGTTTTCACAAAATTGTTTGCTCTTGTCGCTCATTCCAtacaataaatcatgcaataTTTGAGGTGGTTTCTTCAAAAATAGAAGTTGTATTTTTCCTTGGATACAATATAAATAGTACTTAGGactccgagatttattatttGGACACAACCTCTCTTCATCCCAGAACATCGCACCACAAAACTCACATTTGTACGATGTATCACCTATATTCCATTGATCTACGAATGCAGTGTAGGAATCAAATATATATTCGTAAAaggaaaatttatatttgaaaaataaaatgaaaaaaatattttaaaaaaatttctttataaatagataaaaacacaaaaatataattttaccgATTGATGACActgaaatattttttatgattatGACAATCTCGTCGATTCTCCAATATTCTTGTTAAATTTAGAGGTACTGGAGCAGATATGTCAGCTGCAAAAACAGTATAATTATTGgtattacaaaataaatatacatAAAATTTAACTCTTGCAATGCACGAGATGAAATTAATTACTATGCTAAATTTTATAGATATttaaaatgcaaaaaaaaaataattactaTGCTATATTGTATAGATATTTATAATGTGTGACATGGCTCTCGATAGAAGATCACAAAAAAATttcatttgtattttatcaCAAGATTGACCGCAAAAAAAGCATTATAGAAAAAATACACATTTGATGACAAACAGGAACACTATTATTTTTTTGCAAATTAAAGTGAGAAATGAACTTCATTTTACATAACGATGTTTTCACTCTTTGATCGGTCCTAAAAGAAAAGATAGGAACATCATAAGCATTAGTTAGGTCAATTATCGCCGAGAGTTTTGTGGATGAGTTGCGAATTGTTTAAGAAGAAAAATTTGTAGGCAATTGGCTTGATGGACAAGTGCACAAACTAATACATCCATTTTGTGTTTATCAATACCGACTACATTGATCAATTCGACAAGCCAATTTGATTTTTTctcattattatttaattatttaaattataaagattaaaaacatataatcataataaatttagttatatttaaaaaatgataatcaaattttatttaaataagatAATTATGTTTTGTGTGTTTACAAAACTAAAATCTATCCGACTAAATAGTTTAACTTGCCAACCTGATAATTATGTtgaacacatataatcatgataaaaatatttaaatttaaaaaacttagatatgaaattttatttaaataagataattatgtttcatgtttttataaatttaaatttagtaCCCCGATTCTTTCTAAATGATTAATTAATATGTGGaaaaataataagtttttagaaaataaattttacatgtttaaattttgaaatttttggagAACAATgtacaaaaaaaaatgaagaatgaaaaaaataacttaattaTTTGAAGCTCCACTTTTAgatattttttacaattttctaACCTCGAAACAAAGTATAAGATGTAACGTcttaatttataaatttcaaatacGTTAGCATTATTTGATATACCATCctaatttatgaattttttggGTCAAATGGGTCACCATGACATATTTATAGTCTAACCCGAACCTGTAACCCCAATCTGACCTCAAATATTTCCtttggattatgattgtgttCTTTTTTTTCAACTCCTAACATAACTTATGAttgtataaattaaaataaaatttaaagtcCAACCCAAGTTGAATTTAacacaaatttcagataagtaAAGGCCCTATAACATTTAATATTTTGACATATGCATATTGGGTGTTTAGGTCCAAAGAAAGAGTTTAACCTAATTATTGGaatatataaacaatatatGTCGACAAAATCTTTCATTTTTCAGTCCACTTCTCTCCACTTATCACTTTCCCTTATCTCACAATACAAACTCACACGTTTGTTTGAAGTTTGTAAATTTTTAGGGTTTATGTGCTCTTGAGAATCAACATTTGTTGACAACATGATTAGTAGTTGGATCGATTTCAAATATTCTCAAGAGACATGCTACACATATTTTTCAGATTGGAATTTCAATAACTGTCTGAATAGCtatgttatatatttttcattcagATCTAAACTTGGAGCTTTATTTAAAGCTCTTCcacacttcaaatctgaaaaataaaatgatttcttttatGTTGTTGGATGGATTTcggttttattttgatttttggattcctgttttatttatttaaactaGTTTTTCACATGTGCGATTCACgaacaattattttatctaattgATTATTAAATTTAGTATGTATGATAATTTGTTTACTTTCTCTTTAACATGAATTTTTATCAaactaaaatatttattgttttcATATACATATAGATCCTAACAATAAACACTGAATAAAATAGTCATTTTTTGTATTTCTGCTGAATTAATATCACGCTTGTATTAGACAATGAATGACATAATGTGTTTATCAATTATATTGTATtcacatataaatttatgtaCTATGAAAAAAACAATAACggtaacaaaataaaatgataagcatgatagaaacttttaatgtggttttaatttcaataaataatttaaattaaaatacaaataaactAAATGGATTATAGATCATACAATTAGAAAACGAAAACAAATTACAAATTTTGATAAACTTCCTTAAATACAACATTTGTCGTTGAATTTTTAGGGTTGATATCACTAAcacatatcaaaatttttagaCTCTTAGGATTTGTAACTCTGGATACAACAATGTACAACTGACCATGACTAAAACAGGATTCTTCAAAAAAAGTCCTACATGAGACAATGATTGCCCTTGACTTTTGTTGATTGCATTGCATATGATATAATCAAAGGATACTGTTatcgttgaaatttaaaaagaaGCCTTAGATGAGAAAGCATCAATGACATTCCTGGAATAAACACTTTATGACATGCATTACTTCTAGTAATAATTTTTCCTTCCAAAACATGGCTTTCGAGCCTTGTCACAATCAATTTGATGTCATTGCATAATCCAAGAAAATGATCTATGTTCCGCAGCAACATAACCAGAGTTCCAAGCTTCAAATTTAACTCGTGATTCGGTAATCCAGAACATCTTATTCCATTTAAGAATTCAGGGGTATAAATATCAATCAGTAAATCAACATTTCTATCTGAGTGGCACCTCGTATCAGAAATTAAATACAACCTTCCATCTGATTGGTTTATAGATATCATGTATGCATTTATGGACCGAAGGATATCAAATGTTGGTGCCAAAATAGCTCTTTGCAGAAAATATGCAGTATTGTTGATATTGTTTTCTATAGACGGATACGTACTCTCAACTATTGCTACAATAGAATCATTGAAATCTTTGATCAAAAGTTCATCAGGAATATTTATTGTCGCATAACCGTCATTTTGTTCTCCAATTTCTCAAATTTTTCCATCTCCTAAATTAGCAAtccaatttgaattttttttttattttagtacATTCTTTATCAGAACCTAAATTCTGTAATCGCATGTTTTTCATATCAAAACTATACAATGTCTCCAAAGATATGAAGAATTGATAGTGGCGTAAACAATATCTTGCCTACTATCTTTTGGAATAACATGCAATATTTGTCGAAAATCgccacaaaaaatatttttcctccaAATGGAAAATGATGGCATGAAGGATTGACATATCTCATTATATCTTTCATGCTTTTATCCAAAGATTCAAAACAAAACTTATGCATCATTGGAGCCTAATCCTAATTTTAGATTTTACAATAAGCTCTGCAAGATGACTCCCTTGTTTGATATTGAATGTTGATTCCTCATTGGGATTAAATTAAATTGCAAAACGGGAATGAGCAATTCTTCCAGCAGGCAGTAGAAGAGATGCTATACCACTTGACGCCACATTCATTCTCCCTTCGATCTCAAGTATGCAGACATAATTTTCCAGACAAATGTTTTTCCAGTACCTATATATCCATATAGAAATAATACTTCTCCCTTATTTGAAACAACTTATTTCATTATTGTATCATATACACGACTATGCTCTGAGTTCAAATTATTAATGAGTTTAGCACGTTCTTGCGACGAAGATCTTCTATCAAACCACAACTCATCATGTAGTAGTCTATTTTGTGAAGACAGAAAATATTGATCACTGGGAAAAGACATTGATTAAAATTCACGTAAACTCTTTCCATAGCTTTGCAATAGCTTTTCAATATCAACCAATGCACAACTTCTTATTACATCCTCATTTAATTCCAACTCtaccaaaaaaaaattagataaaaattaatatatatatatatatatattgaaaaaaacacatatgtaaaaaaattattagttcCTGCATACCTTGGTGTTGCAGCAAGTTATGTCGTTTATATAAAATATCATCAGATAAATATGTCCAACATGACTCCCAAACAACTTCAGGTCGGCTGATGCAATTCGATGGTAATAAAGTATCAATTAAAACTCTCATAGATTGCGCTGAAGCCCAATGACTTGCCTCGATAATTCCGTCGATATACTCTTTGTCATCATTCAACAACCCTAATGCATAGCAAGCATCAAGAAATGAACACTAATGAACATCGTTAACAAAAGTTATATCATCATAGCACGTGGCACCACTGTTTACTTTGAGAAGACATCTTAAATAGTACATTTCCTCACAACCAGGAGGAACGTAAAAAATGCGTCCAATTGAAAATCTTCGTCTTCAATGACAAAATCGATAAGTTTTGTATAACGTCTACTAATTTCTTTATTTTAAGGTGAGTCTCTTGCTACTATTTTGCCAATGACATCtagaaagaaataaaaaaacttGTAAGTAAACATAAAAATGATAGAAAATGTGATAGATCCATAAGTAAAAAAATCATCTTACCAAAAAGTTCATTCTCATCAATGACATCTGCATTTATCAAATCTTCTCTAAAGCTCTTGAATTCAAACATAGTTGATGAAAAATTAGCATCGAAAATCTCGCAGACATTAGTTTATTCGTAAATATGAGTTTgtatttatgtgttgttgtcTTGTATTTCAGACGACTGTCTGCAACAATTACGTTTTTTATTGCAAAAATATGACCTTCTTGGCCAATTAGTTTCATTTTCTGTATGAGGCCTTCTTTTATTGTTGCATGTATGCGCGAACCCTAAAAAAATAGAgagaatgtatatatatattatatttcacGTGTTTACAGGATTTCAATATCAAATACGTATATAAATTTGTTACCTCATGTTCATGAAAGATGTATTCAAAATTAGGTCCATAGTTTCCATATCGAGGAAGATCGTAACAACAAACCAGCCGCAGTTTCAACGCCCACTGCCAGGTTGAAGGTTCAACTTCACGAACATAACTGAATAAACGTACCATTAGCGTATGAAAGATTAGCTACAAAATAAATTTGAGCACGGTTCTGTATTTTTTTGGCAGAGTATTTGTGATGATATATCATGaaaatttatatatgtatttatagattaaaaaacattaattttaaatcaataaaatgatttaaatggagcaaaatttttgaaacatgtttcaaatttccatatatcatatttaaaatttaaataacaaATTGAATTTGGTTTATAATTCCCAGAAtggattttaatttttggatttGAAATGTAATTTAATTTGGTTTGTAATTCCTAAAAGAGATTCAATTTTCAAGTTGTTATACACGCAGACATTAATATACAGttttaattatgaattaaatatatttagacATTTATTCTAATATACCTTACCACATTTTTCGTTTGTTTCCTTTGTTAGAATATCATTTAAGCGGAAACTTACTAAATGTAGCAGAcaactctgcttttatatatatatatatatatattcatttgaGCAAATGATAAAAACGTCGATATAAAAATTATTGTTCGGATACGTTGAAAatgaaatttatgttgatgattaaTACTTGTTCTACATTTTTTCAACAAGATGTTTATGATATTTTACTATAGATATTCTATGAAGGAGGTTTTATTTTTTTCGGGTAGATTTACGAAGGAGAAATATTTCTCATTTagtttttttaaatcttttgtATTCAAAACACTCTTATCAATCGACTActttgttttattttgatttttttttacttttttaccTATTCTATAGATCTTCCCTAGAGAAAGATAACATATTTTTTCAGTTATTTCGACTGTttgtgtttttgttttgtttctttaaattttcattGCGTAAATGATAAATTTGTGGATGACCAAATTCTTTTTCGGATAGTCCCATGACAAACTCTTTCTCTAAAATTTTAAGGTCTTTACACATACAATAagtatttttatgtattttagcaCATATCTATGAAGGAGAAATATTTCTTTGGAAGTTTTTTCACTTTTTTCTACCTATTCTACAGATTATCCCTCTAGAAAGATCacatattttttcaattttacttCGATTGTTtgtgtttatgttttatttctttaaattttcattCAGTAACGGATAAATTTGTGGATGTCCAAATTCTTAGTCGGATAGTCCCATGACAAACCTTACATCCTAAATTTTTAAGGTCTTTACACATGCAGTAAgcatttttatgaatttttaccACATATCTATGAAAGATAAATATTTCTCTTGAGGTTTTTTCACTTTTTTCACCTATTCTACATATACTTTGAGGATGTAATTCCATCCATGACACCAGATCTGAAAATCTAaacatttattttttcaatatttatagtGTAATAGCAGTTTACTGGCCAAAAATCTTCCAAGACAAAGATATGTGCTCATGATAGATGATTATCATATGTATTTCAgttattttaataaatgtaataaaaataaattagttATTAAGTATATTAAtttctgtattttttttttctagatCGTTTGTTTTGGTAAAGGATATAGTAGTCATGAATAAACATATTCTTGTTCGGATACAACAATTTAAATTCAAGTTATATCTTGGtgattgagtaggtctcttttgagacggtcttacgaatctttatttgtgagatgggtcaaccttaccgatatgcataataaaaattaatattcttagcataaaaagtaatattttttcatggataattcaaataaagatctgtctcacaaaatacgatatgtGGGACCGTCTCACACTAGTTTTTTCCCTCGGTGGCTATGTCCCTcgttatgtttttttttaaaaaaaaaattcacatatAATATAAACCTATATAATATGTTTATTTAGATATATTAATTAAGGAAAAGCCTAGTCATTGATGTTCTCGTATTTTTGACTTTCCGAATATAATCGTTTTTTATACATATTATATTCGGATTATATTTGTTTATTAATCTTTGTTCAGATTGTATATATCTTGTTACTATTTTATTCATATTTATATCGGTTTTAAATCATTTGTATTCcagaaaatgaaattttttttaaagaaatttcAGATTTATATTTCTGGTGTTATTTGTAGTGTGTTGCTTTCTCGAAACATAAATAAAGAGCGTAATGTGCAACTGAATCATTTCAAAAGAGTTGGTATAAtgttaaattgatattttggCAGTTGTTAAACATCAAAGATGTTAACATCtcgttttttatatatatttttgcatTTTCAATCCAGAAAATAGAGACATAGTATATCAGCGCGAAAAAAAACATTTGGATTATTTCCATACAACATAGAAATATAAGGTAACTTTCCTGGCAATATTTGAAGTCTAATATGAAGTTAGAGACTAATACATGAGAGACATACCGTTTGTTCGGTATTACTCTTGGTGAGTTTGTTATTAATAACCGTAGATGTTTTCAaccttttcattttttatttgagtTGCTGAGATAGGTGTTTTTTTGAGATATGTGAGTCTAATATTCTTTCGCTGTGTTCAGAAAATATCtgtcaaaaaatatataaaattaggatGTGATACATTAACTTATTCCATTCAAAAATTAGTTTCAAGATACAAAATTGAGAAACATACTGTTTATTTTGAGCTTCCGAGAATTTGGTTTTTTCTATTTGTAACTTGTAAGATTACATTCGCGACTTTATAGGAGCTTTTTTTGAATAATGGTGTTCGTGCTTGGGTTGTGCATATGTGGTTGGGTTTGTAATTATTGTAGATATTGGGTTGTGTTTATTCTTTCTTCAATGTATCGAGActctaaaaaaatttaacaagataattataattgtaacgtaccgtacttttactacttcaaaaattgcggaaaaattaaaaaatttcttaaacataaaatccaTACGGTCGTTACTCATCATTcctcataataatatttgaaatcaacatCACTAACTAAAATTTGCCAACAACATACTTGTTCAAAACATCTCACATCCAACATAAAagcagagtattttaaacttttcataaaaacataaacttagtggtcctcgggtttagccttccgctcagtccaagcctgccccttggtcgccacctcctgtctcctcatcaacatactcacctgcatcgatcaagtctagtgagtctaaagactcaacacgtataaactgggaataacaagtactacataataaaaccacatgcaacttaaaaatagagcgtacataacttgaaacttaaacttgcataataaacttgaacatacataataaacttgaactttcGTACATACATaattagacgtgccataacgtgaaaactttcataaacatacttgcatacttgaacatacttgagcatacataacttcatcatttttttgtagaggatgtttcaaagcaagtgacccataacataataaatgcctgatcagacaaactaCAGTACTGGgccgacagggacgtatccactgccacatacatgagatccccgttcataatttaacgggcaggttggtccccgttcatattttaacgctttccaacctcgatctaaccattcctaatttaacgggcggattggtccccgttcattatttaacgctttccaatcctaaacatactttggtcacaagacatttagcttgcctccaaaacttaaaatattttctttgctcGTCATCATAtttacttacttggcgttgagggattcgttggacttcgactggggccgttgctgcacatactaacatggatttttaaatacttaacttgcatgtcttagacgtaggtactcgagctcagcaccaaagtgaataagtaacttatgacattctagttcgctcaggacttgacctcgcataatcatcgtactaaaccatggcataaaaccacaaaacaaatcctatattttacataaataaattttaaccaaggtgctaaaccatgatataaaatcccgaagcaaatcctataaaaaaaaaatttaaatttttttttaaaagggtgtacacggacccgtacacggggtccgggtAGGTACTGCAAATTCGCATTTTGGAGGAaaaaagacacggaccccgtgtacgggtccgggtaggggtccgtgtaggtactggaatcGCGAGAAAACGGAAATCCCTACACTTGAGACTTAATCCTACTCACTTTATCATAAAGGGCCATTAAGCAACACTTCAAGATgcatcctaggatgctataACATTGATTCAAACTCGAAGAAACGCCCCAAAACAACTACGCAACACAAACAACGCAATACAACTCATGAACACAACATTTGACACCAAATcgattcctacgacttctaattcaACCAAGTGCCTAACGACACGAAACGAACTACCAATaatcatcccaacatcatttTCGATATACTTAAAACACACAAATGATCACCCATCGATactcaacgaagcctgcaacaataaaacttcaagaacatatcatgaacatatttttagaaaatttcagtttgagcagtctcacaaaaacaatcataactcactcgtttcttatccaaaaatttcgaattttatatcaaatcgaaggtatcaaaaattacTACGTTTTTTtctgttgaaagttttctcagaatctcaactgaaaattcgcagttttcaAAAGAACAGCAAAACACAAAATTTCAGATCCAgaaatatttcaaaacgcatttgatgaattttctgctcaaacttctacatcacacatatatttttacgcataaaaacaacgcaacacataatatgacatgatcgatgcagcaaagaaagattatacgtgcctttgatgattAAATAATACCGAAACGatgacaccgaagcggagacagagcgagagacgatccgggacgaacgtggctcgattttcttgaaacaaaagtGAACTAAAATTGCTGGAATATTGCAGAGAGTGGACGTGCTCTTGGAAAGGAGAACTTGGAGAGGGGAGTAGTGACGTGGAGATGGAAAGAAGAGAAGTTAAAGAGAACTTCCTTTCCCCTTAAGTCAAAAAGATTGAAAAACATGTGTGGGTGTGTATGTGCTTTacgtgtgtgagtgtgtgtgaaaAATATGTTGAAGTATTTGaatatgtgtgtgtggtgtATAGTAAACCACATGATT is drawn from Primulina eburnea isolate SZY01 chromosome 10, ASM2296580v1, whole genome shotgun sequence and contains these coding sequences:
- the LOC140802804 gene encoding uncharacterized protein; translation: MTEERRSDVKLKLIGRRCGDGRRYNLPSASEVAVLIVGDFDESLDGGDGYREHISFSESKSSSVGRKKVSIREFFAYRLQDMDCESSTILSSRRLFHQFVVDAYTMVESSRLTYIRMNKKQWRCEMYKGLHDALLRSETNPFTKGKHILLPSTFTGGARYMIQNYQDMMAICKWADYSDFFITFTCNQKWQEIVRFVEELRGATCYDDISIFNDVQYRSFRDACYALGLLNYDKEYIHGIIEVPMTHKFYFEALDKSMKDIMRFINPSSLHMPFGGKTVVFRGDFRQILHVIPKGSRQDIVLATINSSCLWRHCKVLRLNKNMRLRNLGSDKEYVEMKKISDWIANLGYGKIGEANDGYETIDIPNELLLKDYNDPIVKIVESTYPLFGNTFSDITYFHQELYWPRLLMSFNQ